In the genome of Notamacropus eugenii isolate mMacEug1 chromosome 5, mMacEug1.pri_v2, whole genome shotgun sequence, one region contains:
- the LOC140508665 gene encoding olfactory receptor 52N2-like, with amino-acid sequence MSNSNSSSLTPTFFILNGVPGLEASHMWISLPFCSMYLTAVLGNSGLLYLIHHEESLHRPMYYFLALLSFTDVALCTTTVPNMLCIFWFNLKKITFNACLVQMFFVHMLTGMESGVLMLMALDRYVAICYPLRYTTILTNSVIAKIGFITFLRGVMLIIPFTFLSKRLSYCQGNIIPHTYCDHMSVAKVSCGNVKVNAIYGLMVALLIGVFDICCISASYTMILRAVVSLSSAEARHKAFSTCTSHICAIVITYVPAFFTFFTHRFGGHTIPHHIHIIVANLYLLLPPTMNPIIYGVKTKQIREGVIKLLFGEKGFLA; translated from the coding sequence atgtccaactccaaTAGCTCCAGCTTGACTCCCACATTCTTCATTCTGAATGGAGTTCCTGGGTTGGAAGCATCTCACATGTGGATCTCCCTACCATTCTGCTCCATGTACCTCACTGCTGTTTTGGGGAATAGTGGACTCCTCTATTTAATTCACCATGAAGAATCCTTGCACCGGCCTATGTACTACTTCTTGGCTCTACTTTCCTTCACTGATGTTGCCCTCTGCACCACAACTGTACCCAATATGCTCTGTATCTTCTGGTTCAACCTCAAGAAGATCACTTTTAATGCTTGCCTGGTCCAGATGTTCTTTGTTCATATGCTGACTGGGATGGAATCTGGTGTACTCATGCTCATGGCCCTGGACCGCTATGTGGCCATATGCTATCCCCTACGCTACACTACCATCCTCACCAATTCTGTCATTGCCAAGATTGGGTTCATCACCTTCTTGCGGGGTGTGATGCTCATTATCCCCTTCACATTTCTCTCGAAGAGGTTGTCCTACTGCCAAGGAAACATCATTCCTCACACTTATTGTGACCACATGTCTGTAGCTAAGGTGTCCTGTGGGAATGTCAAAGTCAATGCTATCTATGGTCTGATGGTTGCTCTTCTAATAGGTGTGTTTGATATTTGCTGCATTTCTGCATCTTATACCATGATTCTCCGGGCTGTAGTGAGCCTCTCCTCTGCAGAAGCCCGACACAAAGCCTTTAGTACATGCACATCTCACATTTGTGCTATAGTTATCACCTATGTTCCTGCTTTCTTCACATTCTTCACCCATCGTTTTGGGGGACACACTATTCCCCACCATATTCACATCATTGTGGCCAATCTCTACCTGCTCCTGCCTCCCACAATGAACCCTATTATTTATGGAGTGAAGACCAAGCAAATAAGAGAAGGAGTGATCAAATTGTTATTTGGGGAGAAAGGTTTCTTGGCCTAA